The genome window ATGTGCTGGACAACTTGGCAGTGGCTAGAGACCAGCTGGCCGTGCAGAGGCAGTACATGTGCGAGCTCGGCTCAGTTCTCCAGCGCCATATGCGGGAATCATCTCTAGACGTGGTGCAGGTAAGACTGGGGATATCTATCCTACATATGAGATTTGCGAAAACCCAGATAttattctccctcctctcccggGTCCCTGCACTTTCATCCTTATTAAAAGGTTCCTTCGAGCACTCAGTGCTTCTTCTTGTTATTCATGTTAGGACTCCTTGGGAATTCAGAGTGCAAATGACAACAgaaattctcattatttttattttttaaaaggctgtgCAAAAGTTAGAGAGAAGATTGTTTATAAGTTTCCATTGTCTGTGATCTAATATCTGTAAGGCATTTCTTTATTATGCTTCAACAAGCAGCTCACATCTCTCTTTATATTTGATCTGATTGTTCTTTTATTGAGGGGTGGCAAATGTAATGATAAACTAATACATTTGGGGAACGTTGAACTTTTATGAATATGTGTGTGCTtgttgtatgtgtgtttgtgtgtttctcttttcgtgtgtgtgtgtgtatgtgtgcgcgtgtgcactgaccagggaagGACTGAAGAAAAACTTGTAGAGACTGGACAAATGGATTTTCGCTACTatgaatattttatctttttttcaagCAATTAACTGCATGACTAATTTTAAGCTATAACACCTATtggaaaactcagaaatattctgatttcttttacatatttttaaaatagaagtgcATTAATAAAATCTACCCATTGaaagtgtacaatttaaaaattttagtaaatattttgagTTGTTAAAGCAGGTACAAATTCAgtttaatatttgttaaaaacatTCTCCCCACCTCTACTCATAATTTCCGCAATAtgtcaaaaattaatttactCTCGTTGTTATAATACCTTTCTGTATTGTTACTCTCTCATATGAAGCTCTATCTTTTTCTACTGATACTCTAAGCTTTGGATTACCGTGGCTTCATGGAATATTTTGGAATTGGTATCTCCCAACATCGTTTTTCTTTCTCACAATTTTTGAAATAATGTGCAACAATTCTATTCAAATCTGTTTGAAAGCAATTCTTTTGAAGTCAGTTGTTTACTGTGGAGACCATGTTAGGCACCTCTTTCCTAAGGACCTTTTGGAGAATTCTCCTGCCATCTACTGGGGAGACTCAAGAGATGTTGCTTTCTAGATGCAAAGCACAGAGCCGATTCATTACAATGACCTGGACCAGAAATGCTGTCCTATGTCCATTGAATTTTCTATGAGAATTTTAGCATGTTTGtgaattttcattaaaaaccGGATCAAATTTGTATAAAGTGAAGAGACGGCTGACAGCCAAGGAATATTCTGTATGAGacagttgtttttctttccaaCCTCAGTTAATTACTCTTCTCTTCTTTGGTAAACATCGCTTGAAACATCCTCTGAGAAGACAAATTTACCCTCAGTCAATCTAGTGGCTACAGTTGATAAAAATTAGTAGCATCAGCAATGTCTCAAATCTTAGTAAATCAACATATTCAATTTCTATAGCTTCATCAAtgataaaaaattcttttaagataTGCACCTGGCTCAAGTTAGGGTAATAATTTATATGCCATAGAAATGAACTGTTATGACTAGAAAGAGAAATTCTAGATAATAtgttaggtatttttatttagccTGGATATTCAAATTGATGCTATATAGAGTATAAAAAGAAAGAGTACATAGCAGGTAAAAAATAGTGTTAAGAATAAAGAACTGtccttggccagttggcacaatggatagagcattggcatggcaTAGGGATGTCCCAGCTTTGAgccaaggtcagggcacacaggagaagccaccatctgcttctcaaccctgccctgccccctttctctctctcggtTGATCTGAGTATCAGTGTTGGCTGAGGTGCTGATTCAGCACTGgctccagatggaggttgccaggtggtttGTGATCAGGAGGCacatgggagtctgcctctctatctcccctcctctcattaaaaaaaaaaaaaaagagcctgaccacgtggtggcacagtggatagagtgtcggactgggacacatagAACCCAGGGTTCAAATCCTTGAGGTCACTaatttgagcacgggctcattcaaCCTGAGTACAGGCTCCCAGcgtgagcacagggttgctggctggagcatggtattgtagacatgatcccatgaccattggcttgagccccaaggtagctggcttaagGAAGTGGTCACTGACTCTGCAGGAACCCGCCaccccctgtcaagacacatgtgagaatgcaatcaataaacaactaaggtgctgcaatgaagaattgatacttctcatttctctccctttctgcctgtctgttctaatctgtccttctctctgtctctctcaaaaaataaaaaaagaaagaaagaaagaaaggaaaaaaagaaaaaaacccagatctTAATGATaagattttccttaaaaaattagcTTTGATAAAGTTCTACTTGCTCCCtgagtttttcttttaacttttaaatttaagaCAGCTTTAGCTAAAATTAAATCTtatgcaataacaacaaaaatcctAATACAGACAGTAAAAGATTTTATGAACATACAGCCACAGGTGGTCAAGGCTTTGTTGCTATAAAAGGGTTTAGATTAAAGAACGGTGTCTTTCTGTTTCCAAAAATGCAACAAATAATGTTAGATTAAGATAAGTTAATGGCTAGCTgtggttggttggctcagaggtagagtgtaggcccagcatgtagaagtcccaggtttgatttctggtcagggcacacaggagaagtgcccatctgctcctccactgttcccccctttcccttctctctgtctctctctttcgctcccacagccaaggctccattggagcaaagttggcccaggcactgaggatggctccatggtctctacctcaggcactagaatggctccgactgcagcagagcaatgccccagaggggctgaacatagccccctggtgggcatgacaagTGGCTCCCTGTAgggcgaatgtgggagtctgtctctctgcctcccctaccagTCCCACCCACACCTGCTTatcacttcggaaaaatagaaaaaaaaagataagttaaTGGCTAAAAAAAGCTGAGACTATGTACTGAATTGGCTTAATGCAATATTGGAATTCTGGATAAGATAAACTTTTTAAGACAGTGATGAAGTTGATATTGATCTGGACAATGGAATGTAAATGGTTGGGAAAGAGTCAATTACAATTTAGACTCTCTCTGCTTCTGATTCCTGGAGCttatttcatgtttaaaatttaatgtgaTGTGTTTCAGATACTGTGTAGGACATATATAGTACTAGAGAGTGACtggaaaaacattttcttgaaatGCTAGTTTGCTTGTTCCCACAgcaatatatattcatatgtataGATAAgaagataatagatgatagatagatagatagatagatagatgacagatagagatatatatgtatatatcctgagtactgtaattattatttttcttgattcacCAGAGCCTAGAATGATGTCTGACAAATCAATTTTACCTATGTTTGTctctagaataaataaaagcataatatATAAAGGGGGTCTTTTCATGAaggtattttaaagaaatagtaggTCTCCTCTCTTCATCTTATATATGTTTCATCTTCAGACCTTTGAAACATCTTTCTAATATGCTCCCATAAGTACTCTGGGACAGAAGGACTTGGTCGTTCTTCCACAGCTGTCCCCGTCTATTTATTCTGACCATCTATCTATTCTCTTTCTATCAAGGGGTGCTAGAGGTGTAGGAGGAAAATGAGTAACACTGTTTAAGGAGGGAAGACTTATCACTAACAAGAGTTTCCAGACAGTAGAGGATGTgtgattaaatttgaattttagataaatgGCATCAATTTTTAGTAGAAGAGTATGTTAATTATTGTAGAGGACTAAGACATATTAGCTATTTctgcaaaattaaattttaatgagcCATCTCAATGTTCTAAAGGTATTTTGATTTTCTACATTTgactaatattttttctcttttccccaggATGTGATTAACGACATAAGACGGTATGTGTGTAAGACTGGACATGGTCCTTTTTTGTGTGATGACAGAATTGCAGCTATAAGAGTAATcctgaataaatattaattaaaaaaaatcacccagCTGGGGTTTAGGTATTACATTGTTTCAAATTACTGATGAGAGGGGGACCAGGTTATGATAGGGTTTGGTTGGTGGGAAGTCACAGAGTTTGGGTCAATAGAAGCGTTGGAAATAAGGGTTTGCAGGTTCAGAACTGCAGTGCTTCACTGATTTTAGTCAGACCTCTGTCAGGCTCAGCTCTTGTTTCTATACTACAGAGCTGCCTGCCTTGTCACACAGAGGATCTTGTCCTCCATCTGTATGACCTACAAATTTCCCACAAAGAAAGATCTGCAAGATCTTTTCAAGATGTTGTTTGGATTACAgtgataaataaatagataaataagacTCAGGTCTTGAAGAATACTGGGTTTAGTCCTAGTGACAAGAAATTAATCTCTTTTTGTTTACTCACTTTTTacattatatagaaaatattggTTTATCTTGTCTAAAGTTGCCTACCTACTTGCAACATCAAACACTAGAAATGTTGACCACTATTATATTATCTGTCATAACATCACTTTTCTCAAATGTTGGTAAAATACTCCCTTCTTCATGACCTCATATGTTATTCTTGGCCTCTCTACTAAGATAGCAGGTTCAGGACATTCGTCAGACTTTCAATACAGGAGCCCCATACTTGATGACCTAAAACTCTCAGTAACCAGGTTGTAGAACCCCTCCACTGACCATAAGCCTGGGAATCCACGCCTATGTCCTCTTCTTGGGGGAACCTCTGAGATGGCAGTTAGCAACCCTTATATCAAAAGCTTTTCATGGAGGCACTAAACAACTTTtaaaggtactttatttttatcatagtgtatcatatttatatttaaaaggtagagagatgagactGGGCAACATGAGCTTAACGAAAAGCCAACCCACGAGTGTAAATGGCAAGGTTGACATGAAGGCATTTCTTCTGGTGGCAATGACAGGACCCCCACCTCACCCTCCCTCAGACTTTTCAGTGAAGAGGATTGAGTGAGGAgtcatcaatggaaaaaaaaggtgAGGGAGACAGTGATCTTGAAGAGATGCAATGTCAGAAATGTgacaatattttgtctttattaggAGTGAGATCTGGAccttgaagaaacccaaaattgTTTCCAAGAAAGTGAAGAGTTCATTTCGAGTTCCAGATCTGAGTGGAATGCTGCAAGAATTTAAAGGTGCAGAGAGCTGAGGGTTGGCTGTGGATGTGGTTGTGGGGTTCTTGTAGTTACAGAACAGAATGTGggagtgactgttatttctgcatgagaataaaaagagaaaagaaagtcctGTCAACAATAGAGAAGAGCCTGAGCTGAAGTGTGAACATATCTAAAGTGGAATGGCTAGGTATCCACTCATTCACCAGTGGACATCCTCACAGGAGCTTCTCCCTTGTTCCCACTCTAGAGAAAATATAGGTGTCAGTGTTTCCTCCTTTGCTTCTAACAACATTGTTGAAACCTTTGTCATTTCAGAGCTGACAGAAGTCCAAAGCCACTGGGGTAAGATGTTACAGGTTCTTCACATCTCCATGTTCTGACCACTTTTCAAAAGTTGTTGTTAATATAAGGTCCCTAGATATTACTTACATGTGTTCTTCTCAAGCATGCTTatttatatacaaattattttaatattaatttattggggtgacattggtgaatTAAATTATATACACTTCAGGTACACCACTATATAGCACATCatgtatatattgtattatgtgttcaccaccccaagttaattctccttccatcaccatttatcccccaatttacctcttctgtctcctcccactctccttttCCTCAGTTCTTAGGTGAGGTATTTATTACTGCCCCAGTAAATCATGTTCCTCCCAGTCAATTCCCAAGATTCCTCCTCATAAAGTCACAAGACTCATATGGCCTATGCAAACCGctgctcgtgagccacatgcggctctttggccccttgagtatggttcttccacaaaataccatgtatgggcgctacctcgataaggaatgtacctacctatgtagtttaaaCTTAaacaatttggctctcaaaagaaatttcaatcattgtaatgttgatatttggctctgttgactaatcaAATTGTCGATCACTGTGTATGTAATTCAACTGATTATGTAATTTTTCCTACAGTGGACTTGAAGCTGGATCCACTCAACAccctttcaaatattttcatttctgcaGATCAGAGACAAGTGACAGTTGGGAACCATTGTATGTTTAATAATGAATATTCAtgtgatttttctaattttgatatCTTGGGCTCCCAAAAGTTATCACTGGGAAAATATTACTGGGAAGTTGATGTGTCTGGGAAGACTGCCTGGATCCTGGGGGTATACAGTAGAATGGTTAAGCCAGATATAACACAAAGCCCTTGGTTTTTTGATAACAAAGACGcaaattattcaaattttttctcCAGATACAAACCTACAAATGGCTACTGGGTTATAGGGTTACAGAATGAATCTGAGTACAGTGCCTTTGAGGACTCTTCCACCTCTGATCCCAAGGTCTTGACTCTTTGGATGGCGGTTCCTCCACATCGTGTTGGAGTTTTCCTAGACTATGAAGCAGGCAttgtctcattttttaatatcACAAATCACGGGTCACTCATCTACAAGTTCTCTGaatgttgtttttctctgactgtttATCCTTATTTCAATCCTTGGAACTGTTCAGCTCCCATGACTCTGTGCCGACCAAGCTCCTGAATCTTCTTCCCTCTACTACCTCAGTGTTGTATAGCATCCTTTGTCCTGGGGCTCATCTCCTGCAGCTGAGCTCACTGCTCCATTCAAaccatctcttcctttctgtcttctttctgtAGAACTTTTACTCAATCCTGGGATTTGCAGTGTTTCTGACATAAGTTAGAAGAGAAACATTTTTACCCATTTACCTTTTACTGTATTctcaataaaacatcaaattTCCACTGTCCTATGtctccatatttttctttatcactgaTCTGAATTGGCTTAGCAAAGTCTGTCTGCCACCAACCATGAACCTAGGAAAATCTGTAGTCATCCCCACCCAGCACCACCAACTGCCGAGTATTTGAATGTATGTCTGCTTGTTGCCCAGCAAACAGGTTCAGAAGAGTTGAGTAAAAACCGaaagttatatatatgtaaaaaaaagtaagaaataaaagtaatgtaTATACTCAGAGTGAAATTTTATACTCAGTGTTTGAGGTGAAATCAATCTCTTCACTTACTAAGTGTGTAACGATGAatgcatttttgtttcttttcataaaaCACAGATTGTAATTCTGAAGTGTATTTAACTATTAAGATCATTGTGTAAATGTGTAATTCAATATAAAGCACTTATTAATTGTCCTGTATGTACTTGCTGTCATGATCCCTGAAAAGTGTAATCTGTGTCAGTGTCCTGTGCAACAGAATTGTGCTCTTCAGAGGACCAGAAAATGGTTACACTGAAGTCTCATTTGTCAAGTTCCCAGACTCTTCGTTCAAAAAAAGTCCAGTTCCAGTCTTATGTTATAGAACTTTTACACCCAGGCTATGACTCTTTTAAAGTTCTTGACTGGGATTTAGAAAGTCTTGCAAAAGTATGAGTTTCCCATATCTGCCCATCAGAGAAAACCATGTCCAGGAACAGCTATCATTAGGGACAGCCTCTTGGAGTTCAGGCCCTTCCCATGTGGTGAAACGTCTGAGTATAACCCTTTATATATGCCATAACACTCACTTTCctttttgttacttttaaaataagtttcacATTATAATGAGAAACAGACTTTCCCAGGAtagtaaagaaacaaatttttattagaaaattttgtATTATAAATTATTGCAGCAATTGCACAGAGCCCACATCAAGATGTAGAGTGGTGGTCATTTATCTCAgtggaatgaaaaagaaagtgCTTGGCCTGGGAAAGTGTGTACACGTACACTTATACTGACAGAAGCACACACatagttatgtatatatgtaagtaTATGCAATGATATAGACAGTGTCTTTATCCAAACAATTTTCAATGATATCATAAAAGAAAGATTATCTTTTCAGGTATTTGAAGGAATTTATAAACTGAGATAGTTACAATTTCTCATGGCTAATAAGTAGAAAAGGTAAGATTAGTGAGTCTGTGTTTTTTCAGCCAATGTATGCGTTCTGTACATCATTCCCTGGGAATAAGTAGGAGCCAAATTCCTGAAGAGGTGAGGTAGAAGGAAAATCCCAAGAGATACTAATTACAGAAGACACCTGGAGCATCATGGGAAAACTGTAGAACACAGGAGCTATTGATTGATATGCTGATCCATGTTTCCATTA of Saccopteryx bilineata isolate mSacBil1 chromosome 1, mSacBil1_pri_phased_curated, whole genome shotgun sequence contains these proteins:
- the LOC136318463 gene encoding E3 ubiquitin-protein ligase TRIM22-like, which produces MEFPSQENTMEDLNCSICLQLLTEPMSLNCGHNFCLACITTNRPSVSYLGAGCCCPVCQTPYQPWNLRPNGHLASRVKEIREYSMRANQWQGGNHCEEHGERYDIFCKEDGKAICQLCVQEHQGHQMSPMEEVVKECQEKLLKGLNRLTQELQKAEELDADIKEERATWKNCMQAERERILKGFEEMRGILDREEQRELQKLEEDDVNVLDNLAVARDQLAVQRQYMCELGSVLQRHMRESSLDVVQDVINDIRRSEIWTLKKPKIVSKKVKSSFRVPDLSGMLQEFKELTEVQSHWVDLKLDPLNTLSNIFISADQRQVTVGNHCMFNNEYSCDFSNFDILGSQKLSLGKYYWEVDVSGKTAWILGVYSRMVKPDITQSPWFFDNKDANYSNFFSRYKPTNGYWVIGLQNESEYSAFEDSSTSDPKVLTLWMAVPPHRVGVFLDYEAGIVSFFNITNHGSLIYKFSECCFSLTVYPYFNPWNCSAPMTLCRPSS